Proteins from one Catenuloplanes atrovinosus genomic window:
- a CDS encoding response regulator transcription factor, with amino-acid sequence MLTIAIIDDHPVKRAGLEKFVAETPGLAVAASVRAVADLAGDVRFDVAILDVPLRPGGPALSEIEALVARGPVVVSSTWERPLTFGAVLRTGVRGFVAGRADGRNIVAALITVGEGGFYVCPQLAGRFQAELVRNVNEDPAGLAPREVETLRWIARGLTHSQIAGRMGLTEATVNTYAKRIRAKLNAGNKAELTRMAIELGHMAGETRRFPAA; translated from the coding sequence ATGCTCACGATCGCGATCATCGACGACCACCCGGTGAAACGGGCCGGTCTGGAGAAGTTCGTCGCCGAGACGCCCGGCCTGGCCGTGGCCGCGTCCGTGCGGGCGGTGGCGGACCTGGCCGGCGACGTACGGTTCGACGTCGCGATCCTGGACGTGCCGCTGCGGCCCGGCGGCCCGGCACTGTCCGAGATCGAGGCGCTGGTGGCGCGCGGGCCGGTCGTGGTCAGCTCCACCTGGGAGCGCCCGCTGACGTTCGGGGCGGTGCTGCGGACCGGCGTGCGCGGGTTCGTGGCCGGGCGCGCGGACGGGCGCAACATCGTGGCCGCGCTGATCACGGTGGGGGAGGGCGGCTTCTACGTCTGCCCGCAGCTGGCCGGCCGGTTCCAGGCCGAGCTGGTCCGCAACGTCAACGAGGACCCGGCCGGGCTGGCACCGCGCGAGGTGGAGACGCTGCGCTGGATCGCCCGCGGGCTCACCCACTCGCAGATCGCGGGCCGAATGGGGCTGACCGAGGCGACGGTCAACACGTACGCGAAGCGAATCCGGGCGAAGCTCAACGCGGGCAACAAGGCGGAGCTGACCCGGATGGCGATCGAGCTGGGCCACATGGCGGGCGAGACCCGCCGCTTCCCGGCCGCGTAG
- a CDS encoding right-handed parallel beta-helix repeat-containing protein: MRTGIADASSSARIERVGTKGWGRHRTIGEAVRAAQDGGIVSVAAGRYAESVVVDRSVRIVAESGGVEIAPADGPAIEVRSGTAAVQGLRLLSAQPIRPAVTVAGGTVTVDGCEIQGGRVEVAGQATVTLTDCTITGAAGAGLDVADSARLHLNGGAVQHVDGAGVMVRGGARVTLTETAVRHVTAAGLHLRESAGAEAVRAEFSHVGISALLVEDEAAATVRDCQFFDNDGDVLRATGSAPFHADWWPGALPDRPQLDPPALGDGEPGGIRMERCTVDRTGGTAVHLSGTAHAGIADCRIDTVTGAGVVATGDARLVMTDTHVVRPRSTGVALLAQAHARIERCSVTDSGANGLFLAGDSRVLLRALGVKQTRYTAVHLGGTAIATLADCEIADTPECGIRITGRAMARIDGGRVDRARQAGVAVEETGDVHLRGMTVAEGEVGVRVDSPHHALVERCTITEIAQTGFEAAKGSGPIVRDTRIDGCGGAGLFVDADAAPIADGLTIERIGGTGVVVWGGAAPVIRATTIANCKKNGLYLGAEARGTVEDLDVTGTGYPALYIGASATPVLRRVHVHDVEEDLTLVDGADPTFEQCTVDAVGTSTMPVEGANPLVRRAGAAVTSPSATRPPASAATPDPAAAETLPELLAQLERLVGLEKVKQDVGSLVKLVQMVQKRREAGLSPPPMSRHLVFAGNPGTGKTTVARLYGRILRALGMLGSGHLVEVDRSALVGEYVGHTAPKTQAAFRRALHGVLFIDEAYALTPDGHGADFGQEAISTLVKLMEDHREEVVVIVAGYPYEMVRFISTNPGLASRFSRTLTFEDYSSDELVRIVQSQAADHEYHLGPETVEKLRRYFDSVDRGEGFGNGRFARGVFQHMTEQHAARVAELAVPTTEQLTRLEPEDLPDVPDS; this comes from the coding sequence ATGCGCACCGGGATAGCTGACGCCTCGTCGTCGGCCCGGATAGAACGGGTCGGCACCAAGGGATGGGGCCGGCACCGGACCATCGGCGAGGCGGTCCGCGCCGCGCAGGACGGCGGGATCGTCTCCGTCGCCGCGGGCCGGTACGCCGAGAGCGTCGTGGTCGACAGGTCGGTGCGGATCGTCGCGGAGTCCGGTGGCGTGGAGATCGCGCCCGCGGACGGCCCGGCGATCGAGGTGCGGTCCGGCACCGCCGCGGTGCAGGGTCTGCGGCTGCTGTCCGCGCAGCCGATCCGGCCCGCGGTCACGGTCGCGGGCGGAACGGTCACCGTGGACGGCTGCGAGATCCAGGGCGGCCGGGTGGAGGTGGCCGGCCAGGCGACGGTGACGCTCACCGACTGCACGATCACCGGCGCGGCCGGCGCCGGCCTGGACGTGGCCGACTCCGCGCGCCTGCACCTGAACGGCGGCGCGGTCCAGCACGTCGACGGCGCCGGCGTGATGGTCCGCGGCGGCGCCCGGGTCACCCTCACCGAGACCGCGGTGCGGCACGTCACCGCCGCCGGCCTGCACCTGCGCGAGTCCGCCGGGGCCGAGGCCGTGCGCGCCGAGTTCTCCCACGTGGGGATCTCCGCGCTGCTGGTCGAGGACGAGGCCGCCGCCACCGTACGGGACTGCCAGTTCTTCGACAACGACGGCGACGTGCTCCGAGCCACCGGCAGCGCGCCGTTCCACGCGGACTGGTGGCCGGGCGCGCTGCCGGACCGCCCGCAGCTCGACCCCCCGGCGCTCGGCGACGGCGAGCCCGGCGGCATCCGGATGGAACGCTGCACCGTGGACCGCACCGGCGGCACCGCGGTGCACCTGTCCGGCACCGCGCACGCGGGCATCGCGGACTGCCGCATCGACACGGTCACCGGCGCCGGCGTGGTCGCGACCGGCGACGCACGGCTGGTGATGACGGACACGCACGTGGTGCGCCCGCGCAGCACCGGCGTGGCACTGCTGGCCCAGGCGCACGCGCGGATCGAGCGCTGCTCGGTCACCGACTCCGGCGCGAACGGGCTGTTCCTGGCCGGGGACTCGCGCGTGCTGCTGCGCGCGCTCGGCGTCAAGCAGACCCGGTACACGGCCGTGCACCTGGGCGGCACCGCGATCGCCACGCTGGCCGACTGCGAGATCGCCGACACCCCGGAGTGCGGCATCCGGATCACCGGTCGCGCCATGGCCCGGATCGACGGCGGCCGGGTGGACCGCGCCCGGCAGGCCGGCGTGGCCGTGGAGGAGACCGGCGACGTGCACCTGCGCGGCATGACCGTGGCCGAGGGCGAGGTCGGCGTGCGCGTCGACTCGCCGCATCACGCGCTGGTCGAGCGCTGCACCATCACGGAGATCGCGCAGACCGGGTTCGAGGCCGCGAAGGGCTCCGGCCCGATCGTGCGGGACACCCGGATCGACGGCTGCGGCGGCGCCGGGCTGTTCGTGGACGCGGACGCCGCGCCGATCGCGGACGGCCTGACCATCGAGCGGATCGGCGGCACCGGCGTGGTGGTCTGGGGCGGCGCCGCGCCGGTCATCCGCGCCACCACCATCGCCAACTGCAAGAAGAACGGCCTCTACCTGGGTGCGGAGGCGCGCGGCACGGTCGAGGACCTGGACGTCACCGGCACCGGGTACCCGGCGCTCTACATCGGGGCGTCGGCCACGCCGGTGCTGCGCCGCGTCCACGTGCACGACGTGGAGGAGGACCTGACGCTGGTCGACGGCGCCGACCCCACGTTCGAGCAGTGCACGGTGGACGCGGTCGGCACCTCCACGATGCCGGTGGAGGGCGCGAACCCGCTGGTCCGCCGGGCCGGCGCGGCCGTGACCTCACCGTCGGCGACCCGGCCGCCCGCGTCCGCGGCCACGCCGGACCCGGCCGCGGCGGAGACGCTGCCGGAGCTGCTGGCGCAGTTGGAGCGGCTGGTCGGCCTGGAGAAGGTGAAGCAGGACGTCGGCTCGCTGGTCAAGCTGGTCCAGATGGTGCAGAAGCGCCGCGAGGCCGGGCTCAGCCCGCCGCCGATGTCGCGCCACCTGGTCTTCGCCGGCAACCCGGGCACCGGCAAGACCACGGTCGCCCGGCTGTACGGCCGAATCCTGCGCGCGCTCGGCATGCTGGGCAGCGGCCACCTGGTCGAGGTGGACCGGTCCGCGCTGGTCGGCGAGTACGTCGGCCACACCGCGCCGAAGACGCAGGCCGCGTTCCGCCGCGCGCTGCACGGCGTGCTCTTCATCGACGAGGCGTACGCGCTGACCCCGGACGGGCACGGCGCGGACTTCGGCCAGGAGGCCATCTCCACGCTGGTCAAGCTGATGGAGGACCACCGCGAGGAGGTCGTCGTCATCGTGGCCGGCTACCCGTACGAGATGGTCCGGTTCATCAGCACCAACCCGGGTCTGGCCTCCCGCTTCTCCCGCACGCTCACGTTCGAGGACTACTCCTCGGACGAGCTGGTCCGCATCGTGCAGTCGCAGGCCGCCGACCACGAGTACCACCTCGGGCCGGAGACGGTCGAGAAGCTGCGGCGGTACTTCGACTCGGTCGACCGGGGCGAGGGCTTCGGCAACGGCCGGTTCGCCCGCGGCGTCTTCCAGCACATGACCGAGCAGCACGCGGCGCGCGTCGCGGAACTGGCCGTGCCCACCACCGAGCAGCTCACCCGGCTCGAACCCGAAGACCTGCCAGACGTGCCTGATTCATAG